CCGACCGTCCGCAGACGATCCGGGCCCGGCCTCTGCCGAACGGGTGTCAAAGCTGCCGGCGGAAACCGGCGGGGTGCTTACAGCTTGTCGAAGTCAGCTTCGTCGACGGTGGAACCCGCGGGGCGGCCTTCGCCAGCGCCGATCGCGGCGGGGGAGCCGCCGGACTTCAGCGCGGCGAGCCGGGCCTCGATCTCGGTCTGCTCGCCCAGGTCCTCCAGCGAGTTGAACTGGGCGTCGAGGCTCGACGCGGCGAGTTCCTGCTGGCCGCGGACCTTGGCTTCTTCACGACGGATCTTCTCTTCGAAGCGGCCCACCTCGGACGTGGGATCCATGAAGTCGATGCTCTTCAGGGCGTCGTGCACCTGGGTCTGTGCCGCGGCGGTCTTGGAGCGTGCCACCAGTTCGTTGCGCTTGCTGGTGAGCTCGTTGAGCTTGCCCTTCATCTGGTCCAGGCCATGCTTGAGCTTGTCAACAACCTCGGTCTGGGATGCGATGCTCGGCTCGGCGGACTTTGCCTCGTTTTCCGCGGACATCTGGCGCTGCAGCGCCACCTTGGCGAGGTTGTCGAACTTCTCGGCGTCGACGGTGTCGCCCTTGGCACGGTACTCATCAGCCTTGCGGGACGCGGCCAGGGCCTTCTTGCCCCAGTCCTGGGCGTTCTTGATGTCCTCGTTGTAGTCGTCCTGGAGCATCCGCAGGTTGCCGATGGTCTGGGCGACGGCGGACTCGGCCTCGGCGATGTTGTTGGTGTAGTCCCGGACCATCTGGTCCAGCATCTTCTGCGGGTCCTCGGCCTGGTCCAGCAGGGAATTGATGTTGGCCTTCGCCAGCTGCGCCATGCGGCCGAAAATGGACTGCTTCATGGTGTTACCTTTCGTCCTGCTCAGTGGTTCCCACTGAATTTCGGTGAACTGTGAAATGTACCGCTTCTATCCGCCGGCCGGGAGTATTCCCGCCGGCGCCTAGTCTGAGTGGGCTGCGCTACCGCCGGGCCCGTGGCCGGCTAGAAGTCGCCGCCGCCGCCGAAATCGCCGCCCCAGCCGCCGCCCGCATCACCGCCGCCGCCGCCCCAACCTCCGCCGGAATCGCCGCCGCCGCCCCAGCCGCCGCCTCCACCGCCACCGTGCAGGATGGAGTTGATCAGAATGCCGCCCAGGATGGCGCCGCCCAGGCCGCCACCGCCTCCGCCGCCGAACATTCCGCCCCGGCCGTATCCCTGGTTGGCGTACCCGCCGAAGTGGTCGACGTCGGACTGGGCCAGTTGCGCGGCCTGCGCCGCCAGTGCGTGCGCCTGCTGGGCGTACTGCAGGGCCGTGACGGGGTCCGTGCGGGAAATGGACAGCGCGTAGTCCAGGTTCCGCTGCGCCTCAGCCAATCGCGTCCGGGCCTCGGTACCCACGCCGCCGCGGCGGGCCGTGATGTAGTCCGAGGTTGCGCTGATCTGCGCCTGCGCGGACATGATGCTCTGCTGCAGCGACGCCTCCGCACGGCGGGCCTGCTCCTGCTGGTCACGGATGCCGGAAAGCGACGCATCCAGTGACTGGTGCGCCGTCTCGACCCGCTCCAGGGTAGCGATCGGATCGATTTTGCCGCCCTGGATTTCGGCCTTGACCTGCGCCAGCGCGGCTTCCACCGCGGCCACCGGTCCGGCAAGTTCGGGGTGGGCCCCGGACTGGATCATTGCCCTGGCCTGCGCCAGGTCCTGGGAGGTGTCAACGACGGCGGACTCCAGGCCGCTGCGTGCCTCATCGAGGTTTCCGGCAACCTTCGTGATGGCGCCAATCAGCACGTTGGTCTGGTGCAGGCTTTCTTCCGCGGCCCGCACGGCGACGGCGGCCAGGCTCCCCTCACCGGCGCTGAGCTTTTCCCGGGCCGTGACGGAGGCGTTCTGCACGAAGGCAAGCCGTTCCTTGGCCTGGTTGATGTTGTCGCCGACCTGCACGAGGGCACTCTCGGCGTATTTGGCGCGCAGTTCAGCGAGCGACTGCTCGGCGCTGGCGATTTTGGCTTCCGCCTCGCTCGCCCCGGCGCTGACCGCGGCCAGCGCCTGCGGGGCATTTTTCTCCAGCTCGCGCAGCGAATCGAAGTCGGCTTTTTGTTCCTGGAGGGAGGCAAGGGCTGCCTCGGAGCGGCGGATGATCTCACCGAGCCAGCTCCGCTGCTGCTCTTCGGTATCGGGAATGTGGTCATCGAGCTGCTGCTGCAGCTTGAAGGACTCGGACATGTGGCCCTTGGCGTCCTGCAAAGCCTTCGTGAAATTCCCGACGGCGGCGTCGCCATACTGGGCCTGGGCGAAGCCAAGCTCCTGTTCGCTGGACTTGATGGCGTCGTCGGCCTCGATCAGGAGCGAGCCGCTCTTGCGGCGCAATTCCTCGACGGTGAGCCCAGCCAGCGGATCCAGTTCGCCCTGCGGGCCAGTGCCCGCGCTGGCTCCCGCGGCAGCTTTCTTCCGCCGGTTGCGGAGGTACAGGTACGCGCCCGCGCCGCCCGCCGCGACAACACCCACGCCAACCAGCACGGCGTTTCCGGCCCCGCCCTCGGACGGAACGTTACCTTTGCCTCCGCCAGCGGCATCGCCGATGGCCGCGGCGCTATCGATCGCGGCCTGTGCGTAATCCCCGTTGCGCAGGTTCGGGTCAACCGCGCTTGAGACGATGGTGTCGCGCTGGGCGTTCGTGATC
This DNA window, taken from Pseudarthrobacter sp. ATCC 49987, encodes the following:
- a CDS encoding PspA/IM30 family protein codes for the protein MKQSIFGRMAQLAKANINSLLDQAEDPQKMLDQMVRDYTNNIAEAESAVAQTIGNLRMLQDDYNEDIKNAQDWGKKALAASRKADEYRAKGDTVDAEKFDNLAKVALQRQMSAENEAKSAEPSIASQTEVVDKLKHGLDQMKGKLNELTSKRNELVARSKTAAAQTQVHDALKSIDFMDPTSEVGRFEEKIRREEAKVRGQQELAASSLDAQFNSLEDLGEQTEIEARLAALKSGGSPAAIGAGEGRPAGSTVDEADFDKL
- a CDS encoding TPM domain-containing protein, with the protein product MRSTYKRLLAVLGVAGLLAFPAAPALAEDPVTLDPVTKVVDSAGVLGDRRGEVEQAIKKLGTDHAMTYHVVYVKKFENPTDRVAWATAVAEKASLGANAMMLTVATDTRQYQLSKPSNSKITNAQRDTIVSSAVDPNLRNGDYAQAAIDSAAAIGDAAGGGKGNVPSEGGAGNAVLVGVGVVAAGGAGAYLYLRNRRKKAAAGASAGTGPQGELDPLAGLTVEELRRKSGSLLIEADDAIKSSEQELGFAQAQYGDAAVGNFTKALQDAKGHMSESFKLQQQLDDHIPDTEEQQRSWLGEIIRRSEAALASLQEQKADFDSLRELEKNAPQALAAVSAGASEAEAKIASAEQSLAELRAKYAESALVQVGDNINQAKERLAFVQNASVTAREKLSAGEGSLAAVAVRAAEESLHQTNVLIGAITKVAGNLDEARSGLESAVVDTSQDLAQARAMIQSGAHPELAGPVAAVEAALAQVKAEIQGGKIDPIATLERVETAHQSLDASLSGIRDQQEQARRAEASLQQSIMSAQAQISATSDYITARRGGVGTEARTRLAEAQRNLDYALSISRTDPVTALQYAQQAHALAAQAAQLAQSDVDHFGGYANQGYGRGGMFGGGGGGGLGGAILGGILINSILHGGGGGGGWGGGGDSGGGWGGGGGDAGGGWGGDFGGGGDF